A single Chryseobacterium sp. DNA region contains:
- a CDS encoding serine hydrolase: MAKYTHFILFFLIILFCNVNAQIRKTDDLYKTIMSRDSLLFSVGFNTCNIGVMENILSDRLEFYHDKDGISDKKKFMADFKNGLCKAPEKYQAKRVLMDKSTEIYPMFQGGKLYAVIQNGDHQFYEKENSRPEKRVGSAKFTNFWMVENGSWKLAKSLSFDHQEISTRQESLFENDQAIENWLKDIKIPTLGLGIIDRGALREVKVFGDIKKGITAPYNTCFNVASLTKPVTAVVALRLVSLGKWKLDEPLDLYWTDPDIANDPRRKKLTTRIILTHQTGFPNWRWMNPDKKLSFQFDPGTKYQYSGEGFEYLRKALEKKFGKSLDQLAGELVFKPLKMNDTNYIWDQNTDETRVAIGYNKEGNPYPIEKNKTANAADDLHTTIEDYGNFMVSVMKSKDLSPEVFREMIGKQVKTKENKYFGLGFEIYDLGNGDYALSHGGADLGTRCIAFVLPRSGKGIIIFTNTDDGYKAYEKLIVHYLGEQGRKIAEIENR, encoded by the coding sequence ATGGCAAAGTATACTCATTTTATTCTCTTCTTTCTGATCATCCTCTTCTGCAATGTCAATGCCCAAATCAGGAAGACTGATGATCTGTACAAAACAATCATGTCCAGAGACAGCCTGCTTTTTTCTGTAGGATTTAATACCTGTAATATCGGGGTGATGGAGAATATACTCAGCGACCGCCTTGAGTTTTATCACGACAAAGACGGTATTTCCGATAAAAAGAAATTCATGGCCGATTTTAAAAACGGATTATGTAAAGCGCCGGAAAAATATCAGGCTAAAAGGGTCCTGATGGATAAAAGCACAGAAATATATCCCATGTTTCAAGGCGGAAAACTATATGCTGTGATTCAGAATGGGGATCACCAGTTTTATGAAAAAGAAAACAGCCGGCCTGAAAAAAGAGTAGGCTCAGCTAAGTTTACCAATTTCTGGATGGTAGAAAACGGAAGCTGGAAACTGGCAAAATCATTGAGCTTCGATCATCAGGAAATATCAACCCGCCAGGAGTCTCTTTTTGAGAATGATCAGGCCATTGAAAACTGGCTGAAAGACATTAAAATTCCTACACTGGGATTAGGAATCATCGATAGGGGAGCGCTCAGGGAAGTAAAAGTTTTTGGTGACATAAAAAAAGGTATCACAGCACCCTACAATACCTGTTTCAATGTAGCATCTCTTACCAAACCCGTGACAGCAGTGGTTGCCTTACGCTTGGTCAGCCTGGGAAAATGGAAACTGGATGAGCCTCTTGATCTCTATTGGACTGATCCGGATATTGCTAATGATCCGAGGCGTAAAAAACTGACCACCAGGATTATCCTGACCCATCAGACCGGCTTCCCAAACTGGAGGTGGATGAATCCTGATAAAAAACTGAGTTTTCAGTTTGATCCAGGAACAAAATACCAATACTCAGGAGAGGGTTTTGAATACCTGCGGAAGGCATTGGAAAAGAAGTTTGGGAAATCACTGGACCAACTGGCCGGAGAATTGGTTTTTAAACCACTGAAAATGAATGATACGAACTATATCTGGGATCAAAATACAGATGAAACAAGGGTTGCAATAGGGTACAATAAAGAGGGTAACCCTTATCCCATAGAAAAAAATAAAACAGCCAATGCGGCTGATGATCTGCATACTACAATAGAAGATTATGGGAATTTTATGGTCAGTGTAATGAAAAGTAAAGACCTCAGTCCTGAAGTATTCCGTGAAATGATCGGGAAACAGGTGAAAACCAAAGAGAATAAATATTTCGGATTAGGATTTGAAATCTATGATCTCGGAAATGGTGACTATGCTTTATCTCATGGCGGAGCTGATCTTGGCACAAGATGTATTGCTTTTGTACTGCCCCGTTCAGGAAAAGGAATTATAATTTTTACCAATACAGATGATGGATATAAAGCGTATGAAAAGCTGATTGTCCATTATTTAGGAGAGCAGGGGCGGAAGATTGCTGAGATAGAAAACAGGTAA
- a CDS encoding RebB family R body protein, translating to MPVNEKITDAVTQSNVKVVAESPAMALSNVYQSAAHSTGIMFENAVNAQNQQNIVTQAATTQGITQIYSLDTVADAVSIAKILNP from the coding sequence ATGCCAGTTAACGAAAAAATCACAGACGCAGTAACCCAGTCCAACGTAAAAGTAGTCGCAGAATCTCCTGCAATGGCGCTCAGCAACGTCTATCAATCCGCTGCACATTCTACAGGAATTATGTTTGAAAATGCAGTCAATGCACAAAACCAGCAAAACATTGTCACTCAGGCAGCGACTACGCAGGGGATTACACAAATCTATAGCCTGGATACCGTGGCAGACGCAGTTTCTATTGCTAAAATCCTTAATCCTTAA
- a CDS encoding FAD-binding oxidoreductase translates to MPSLPKWINDTVENVWSSKFKDCTVTHTESVTDDLRLIRFAADLQEVHFEPAYAIGIRINERDFRNYSPFNFNKKKGTFDVVFHLHDTTAAGNSFVTRLSTGDSIKILMPRGKRFFDPTAAIHFSIGDETSLGSSLSIKEMAEETKASFICLHELENPSALETLSLYGYHAPKNNTIDIIEALTDFLKEEKQAIYNNKVTFYLTGSGNTLSQVRQFLKAKGVSPRCIRTQAYWIEGRKGL, encoded by the coding sequence ATGCCCAGCTTACCCAAATGGATCAATGACACGGTAGAAAATGTCTGGTCCTCAAAATTTAAAGACTGTACCGTTACCCATACAGAATCTGTTACTGATGATCTTCGCCTCATCCGTTTCGCAGCAGACTTGCAAGAGGTTCATTTTGAACCTGCCTATGCAATAGGAATCAGAATCAACGAAAGGGATTTCCGGAATTACTCCCCTTTTAATTTTAATAAAAAAAAGGGAACCTTTGATGTTGTCTTTCATCTGCACGACACCACTGCCGCAGGAAACAGTTTTGTCACCCGATTATCAACAGGAGATTCTATAAAAATTTTAATGCCCCGGGGAAAACGATTTTTTGATCCTACTGCTGCCATCCATTTTTCAATCGGTGATGAAACCTCACTCGGAAGTTCCCTTTCGATCAAAGAGATGGCAGAAGAAACGAAGGCTTCATTCATATGCCTTCACGAACTGGAAAATCCTTCAGCCCTGGAAACATTAAGTTTATATGGATATCATGCTCCTAAAAACAATACCATAGACATCATTGAAGCTTTAACAGATTTCCTGAAAGAAGAAAAACAGGCTATTTATAACAATAAAGTTACTTTTTATCTGACGGGAAGCGGCAACACGCTGTCCCAGGTCAGACAGTTTCTCAAGGCAAAAGGAGTTTCTCCCAGATGCATCAGAACGCAGGCCTACTGGATAGAAGGCAGGAAAGGTCTATAG
- a CDS encoding DUF3592 domain-containing protein, with the protein MNTMNKKTMWYYYVILGAGIILLILAFFSFRDTLSFLKRAEKATGTVTSLRTIQSEGEVYLPVFTFRTKNNIEYTYELSEGSNPPSWSVGETETIIYDPADPSAARLYTYFRIFGWTIVLISIALPLLVIGGGYCIAEQFLK; encoded by the coding sequence ATGAACACCATGAATAAGAAAACTATGTGGTACTATTATGTAATCCTTGGAGCAGGAATAATTCTGCTCATCCTGGCATTTTTTAGTTTTAGGGATACCCTGTCATTCTTAAAAAGAGCCGAAAAAGCGACCGGAACGGTTACCTCATTGCGAACCATTCAGTCAGAAGGGGAAGTGTATCTGCCGGTCTTTACTTTTCGGACTAAAAACAATATTGAATATACGTACGAACTGAGCGAAGGCAGCAATCCTCCAAGCTGGTCTGTCGGCGAAACAGAGACCATCATCTATGATCCGGCAGATCCTTCTGCTGCAAGATTGTATACTTATTTCAGAATTTTTGGCTGGACCATAGTATTGATCTCTATTGCACTGCCGTTACTGGTGATTGGCGGCGGATACTGTATTGCGGAACAATTTTTAAAATAA
- a CDS encoding ATP-binding protein yields MVRWENQGQVVIWIWIGIGLFFLTTVLITWLVIHYLKSIHKNKQKARQLVRKTQTEYRESMLHLQEQDRERLAEELHDNVISQLNLIRLNINDKNPAELSLDLKRSMQLIRELSHNLTPPDLNEIELADLIADYLEQVNKNVEVIFRHITAEISISSPVKLNLFRIVQELVTNILKHAHATRIHVSLRISLNYLMLVIEDDGRGFTAGTHSEGIGLRNIQSRAQKIKAVYKLKTQPEKGTKFIACMAIP; encoded by the coding sequence ATGGTGCGTTGGGAAAATCAGGGTCAGGTAGTTATATGGATATGGATCGGTATCGGACTGTTCTTTTTGACTACAGTATTGATCACATGGCTGGTCATTCATTATTTAAAAAGTATACACAAAAATAAACAGAAAGCCAGGCAGCTGGTCCGGAAAACACAGACGGAATACAGAGAGAGCATGCTGCACTTACAGGAGCAGGACCGGGAACGCTTGGCGGAAGAACTTCATGATAATGTCATCTCACAGCTCAACCTGATCCGGCTGAATATTAATGATAAAAACCCGGCTGAACTCAGCCTTGATTTAAAAAGATCAATGCAGCTGATCCGGGAGTTGTCCCATAATCTGACACCTCCTGATCTCAATGAAATAGAACTGGCGGATCTTATTGCGGATTATCTAGAACAGGTGAATAAAAATGTAGAGGTGATCTTCCGTCATATCACAGCAGAAATATCCATCAGCAGTCCTGTGAAACTGAATCTTTTCAGAATTGTACAGGAGCTGGTCACCAATATTTTAAAACATGCCCATGCGACGAGGATTCATGTGTCTCTCAGGATATCTCTCAATTATCTGATGCTCGTCATAGAGGATGATGGGCGTGGCTTTACTGCAGGAACTCATTCCGAAGGGATAGGGCTAAGGAATATTCAGTCCAGAGCTCAAAAAATTAAAGCGGTTTATAAACTTAAAACACAACCGGAAAAAGGAACAAAATTTATAGCCTGTATGGCCATACCATAA
- a CDS encoding RebB family R body protein — protein MADTVNNQTTDAVTQTNVTVLGESPAQAMSMLYQMATHASGISIQNSVTNQQNLNQLNPAIVADAIKILKG, from the coding sequence ATGGCAGATACAGTAAACAACCAGACTACAGATGCAGTGACGCAGACTAATGTTACCGTGCTTGGCGAATCTCCGGCACAGGCGATGAGCATGCTCTACCAGATGGCTACCCATGCCAGTGGAATTTCCATTCAGAATTCGGTAACCAATCAGCAGAACTTGAATCAACTCAATCCTGCGATTGTTGCTGATGCCATTAAAATTTTAAAAGGATAA
- a CDS encoding RebB family R body protein encodes MPVNEQITDAVTQSNVKVVGESPAMALSNVYQSAAHSTGIMFENAVNTQNQQNILGQAATTQGILQIYSLDTVADAVSIAKILKP; translated from the coding sequence ATGCCAGTAAATGAACAAATCACAGACGCAGTAACACAGTCTAACGTAAAAGTAGTAGGTGAATCTCCTGCAATGGCCTTAAGCAATGTATACCAATCCGCTGCACATTCCACAGGAATTATGTTTGAAAATGCGGTTAATACGCAGAATCAACAGAATATTTTAGGTCAGGCAGCGACCACTCAGGGCATCCTGCAGATCTATAGCCTGGACACTGTAGCAGACGCAGTTTCCATTGCTAAAATCCTTAAACCTTAG
- a CDS encoding AraC family transcriptional regulator, whose translation MKQAIPTYDLSDISEHHFLVKRIDKQYHYSEDHLLDKGIHRDSHYIFTCMESGHVKMMVDFKTIECHEASIFCILPNQVHQGLLMEDVSGWFVAVKADLVTDTVRVVFEESLEEITPLLIDKNWAEKFTASAGMLQASLTDETFGSKEGFLVIQSLLNAFVGMFAFLYSRESWCETSGESRSLQLARAFRILVRKEFKTMKSPSEYAGILHISRGYLTEAIREITGKPAQYWIHQEIIIEAKRLLAFTHLTVKEIAYELGYSDHTYFSRLFSKLAHESPSEFRNKNKNR comes from the coding sequence ATGAAGCAAGCCATTCCTACCTATGATTTAAGTGATATTTCTGAACATCATTTTCTTGTAAAAAGAATAGATAAACAGTATCATTATTCAGAAGACCATCTTTTGGATAAAGGGATACACCGTGACAGCCATTATATTTTTACCTGTATGGAAAGCGGTCATGTAAAAATGATGGTTGATTTTAAAACCATTGAATGCCATGAGGCTTCCATTTTCTGTATATTGCCCAATCAGGTACATCAGGGACTCTTAATGGAGGACGTCAGCGGTTGGTTTGTAGCCGTCAAGGCAGATCTGGTAACGGATACAGTACGCGTGGTTTTTGAGGAGTCTCTGGAAGAAATAACCCCTTTACTCATTGATAAAAACTGGGCAGAGAAGTTCACTGCATCCGCCGGTATGCTTCAGGCTTCCCTTACCGATGAAACGTTTGGCTCTAAAGAAGGGTTTCTTGTTATTCAATCCTTATTGAATGCCTTTGTCGGGATGTTTGCCTTTCTATACTCCCGTGAAAGCTGGTGTGAAACATCCGGAGAAAGCCGTTCTTTACAACTGGCAAGAGCGTTCAGGATTCTGGTAAGGAAAGAATTTAAAACCATGAAAAGTCCATCAGAATACGCGGGAATTTTACATATTTCAAGAGGATATCTGACAGAAGCCATTCGTGAAATAACCGGCAAACCTGCCCAATACTGGATCCATCAGGAAATAATAATAGAGGCAAAACGGTTATTGGCTTTTACCCATCTCACAGTAAAGGAAATTGCTTATGAACTGGGATATAGCGACCACACTTATTTCAGCCGTTTATTTTCAAAACTAGCCCATGAATCTCCTTCAGAATTCAGGAATAAGAATAAAAACAGGTAA
- a CDS encoding RebB family R body protein, translated as MPVNEQITDAVTQSNVKVVAESPAMALSNVYQTAAHSTGIMFENAVNTQNQQNILGQAATTQGVIQIYSMDTVADAVSIAKILNP; from the coding sequence ATGCCAGTAAACGAACAAATCACAGACGCAGTAACGCAGTCCAACGTAAAAGTAGTCGCAGAATCTCCTGCAATGGCGCTAAGCAACGTCTATCAGACCGCTGCACATTCTACAGGAATTATGTTTGAAAATGCAGTCAATACGCAAAATCAACAGAATATTTTAGGCCAGGCAGCCACTACCCAAGGGGTGATCCAGATCTATAGCATGGATACCGTGGCAGACGCGGTTTCTATTGCTAAAATTTTAAATCCATAA
- a CDS encoding response regulator: MEHLKIKIGIVDDDLLFVQLLKNYIENNDRYQVVLTSTGGHHFLTEQASNPLDILILDLRMTNGDGLEVMSALSQHTTETKIIVLSSFYRRSFMGQMLKMGAHAFLSKEIELEELVSVINAVYHNGHYFSNEQIDVMRGQLSNKLPEFHAFSKNELTEREMDVLRLVCQQLSTKEIADSLFISPKTVETHKTNLMIKTGVKNMAGLVIYAVQNNIVDPNEIVLFDK; encoded by the coding sequence ATGGAACACTTAAAAATTAAAATCGGAATTGTAGATGATGATCTGCTGTTTGTGCAGCTTTTAAAAAATTATATAGAAAACAATGACCGTTACCAGGTTGTACTGACTTCAACAGGTGGTCATCATTTTCTCACCGAACAGGCATCAAACCCGTTGGATATCCTGATCCTGGATTTAAGGATGACAAATGGCGACGGGCTGGAAGTGATGTCTGCCTTGTCTCAACATACGACAGAAACCAAAATTATTGTTCTTTCCAGTTTTTACCGCCGTTCTTTTATGGGGCAGATGTTGAAAATGGGCGCCCACGCTTTTTTGTCAAAAGAAATTGAACTTGAAGAATTGGTAAGTGTCATCAATGCCGTATATCACAACGGGCATTATTTTTCCAATGAACAGATCGATGTGATGCGGGGACAGCTTTCTAATAAACTGCCTGAATTCCATGCTTTTTCTAAAAATGAACTGACCGAGAGAGAAATGGATGTCTTAAGACTGGTCTGTCAGCAGTTAAGCACCAAAGAAATTGCCGATTCATTGTTTATCTCCCCGAAGACGGTGGAGACCCATAAAACGAATCTGATGATCAAGACAGGAGTGAAAAATATGGCCGGGCTGGTTATTTATGCCGTGCAAAATAATATCGTGGACCCGAATGAAATTGTATTGTTTGATAAGTAA
- a CDS encoding RebB family R body protein, with the protein MNEINTMITGMSTAVPQAISMQVSAHSTGLMHINSALNQQRDSMLGISNYVMGVKKMNPGKLKYRELGTFKKGRF; encoded by the coding sequence ATGAATGAAATCAATACCATGATTACAGGAATGTCAACTGCCGTACCACAAGCGATTTCTATGCAGGTGAGCGCACATTCCACCGGATTAATGCATATCAACTCCGCATTGAATCAACAGCGTGACAGTATGCTGGGAATAAGCAACTATGTCATGGGAGTAAAAAAAATGAATCCGGGAAAGCTTAAATACAGAGAATTGGGAACATTTAAAAAGGGAAGGTTTTAA
- a CDS encoding RebB family R body protein codes for MPVNEQITDAVTQSNVKVVAESPAMALSNVYQSAAHSTGIMFENAVNAQNQQNIVTQAATTQGITQIYSLDTVADAVSIAKILNP; via the coding sequence ATGCCAGTAAACGAACAAATCACAGACGCAGTAACACAGTCCAACGTAAAAGTAGTCGCTGAATCTCCTGCAATGGCGCTCAGCAACGTCTATCAATCCGCTGCACATTCTACAGGAATTATGTTTGAAAATGCAGTCAATGCACAAAACCAGCAAAACATTGTCACTCAGGCAGCGACTACACAGGGGATTACACAGATCTATAGCCTGGATACCGTAGCAGACGCGGTTTCTATTGCTAAAATCCTTAATCCGTAA
- a CDS encoding Crp/Fnr family transcriptional regulator, giving the protein MSEYTITTFLETAIYPLFDLTDTEEQILRSETKIVTLNKESLLIKENMIANDLFFIDRGLIRSFYHKDYREINTEFFFENDFFTALTSFLTGEKTRLNFQCLEPSEIIVIPKALIDNLLLQDQKWHLLLNRILKKEFIKKCRRESSFLLCDSNERYLSFLEQFPLSESRIPLFHIASYLGISPETLSRIRSKKINQIDISQVHKI; this is encoded by the coding sequence TTGTCAGAGTATACGATCACTACTTTCCTTGAAACAGCAATATATCCTTTGTTTGATCTTACGGATACGGAGGAACAAATACTCCGGTCCGAAACAAAAATAGTAACCCTGAATAAGGAAAGTCTTTTAATAAAGGAAAATATGATAGCCAATGATCTGTTTTTTATAGACAGAGGACTGATACGAAGTTTTTATCATAAAGATTACCGTGAAATCAATACCGAGTTTTTCTTTGAAAATGATTTTTTTACAGCATTGACGAGTTTTCTTACCGGTGAAAAAACAAGACTGAATTTTCAATGCCTGGAACCGTCCGAAATCATTGTCATCCCCAAAGCTTTAATTGACAATCTGCTGCTACAGGATCAGAAATGGCATTTACTCCTTAACCGGATACTCAAAAAAGAGTTTATCAAAAAGTGCCGCAGGGAAAGTTCTTTCTTACTCTGTGATTCCAATGAACGCTATTTGTCTTTTCTTGAGCAGTTTCCCCTTTCAGAAAGCAGGATTCCTCTTTTCCATATTGCCTCCTATCTTGGAATAAGCCCTGAAACATTGAGCCGGATCAGAAGTAAAAAAATCAATCAAATTGATATAAGTCAAGTACATAAGATCTGA
- a CDS encoding helix-turn-helix domain-containing protein yields the protein MPPLKAVREQKNITQEELSEKSKISVRTIQRIESGTEPKGHTLRALAKALEIEEGALRETTAITESDEVKAEDPAGINYAYIKIINLSPLLFMILPPLNILVPLLLMFKMKQRNSLARQIISVQMVWTVMAPIIFMLGIFLKLGRQFTLILMILIVLSNVFIILRNAAEIDRNKKLYFRLNFSMI from the coding sequence ATGCCTCCATTAAAAGCTGTAAGAGAACAGAAAAATATAACCCAGGAAGAGTTATCAGAAAAATCAAAAATTTCTGTACGAACAATTCAGCGGATTGAATCAGGAACTGAACCCAAAGGACATACGCTCCGTGCCCTGGCTAAAGCATTGGAAATAGAAGAAGGAGCATTGCGGGAAACAACAGCTATCACAGAATCTGATGAGGTAAAAGCGGAAGACCCGGCTGGTATCAATTATGCTTACATTAAAATCATTAACCTTTCCCCGCTGCTGTTTATGATACTGCCGCCACTTAATATTCTGGTCCCGCTTCTGCTGATGTTTAAGATGAAACAGAGAAACAGTCTTGCAAGACAGATTATTTCAGTACAGATGGTGTGGACGGTGATGGCCCCCATTATATTTATGCTGGGAATCTTTTTAAAGCTGGGGCGACAGTTTACCTTGATCCTTATGATCCTGATTGTGCTGTCTAATGTATTCATTATTCTACGGAATGCGGCGGAAATTGACCGCAATAAAAAACTGTATTTCAGATTGAATTTCAGTATGATATAA
- a CDS encoding cyclase family protein — protein sequence MDKRVQFDFEVYFTNGGSLKGEDFRLDIMGDDITDQELADYIIEDLRLLMAGKVTILNKKIFSEPHKRKPVTPHSSPGRLIDISHTNEDGLIPYKGLPAPHICDYLSRENSRQLYEEGTEFQIGKIERATNTGTYIHCPFHRFENGEDLAETELKKFVELEAVVIRIPYSETLEITDDHLKNKEIRNKAVLINTGWDRHWNTEAYDENHPYLTRSAAEYLRDCHVQLVGIDSYNIDDTTGRSRPVHSILLGAGILIAEHLCHLNLLPDGQFTFTAVPPKFKGVGTFPVRAFASIPS from the coding sequence ATGGACAAAAGAGTACAATTTGATTTTGAAGTTTATTTTACCAACGGAGGAAGCCTCAAAGGTGAAGATTTCAGGCTTGATATCATGGGTGATGATATTACAGATCAGGAACTGGCAGATTATATCATTGAAGATCTGAGATTATTAATGGCAGGGAAAGTCACTATTCTGAATAAAAAGATCTTCAGTGAGCCCCACAAAAGAAAACCGGTTACCCCACACTCCTCTCCAGGCCGGCTGATAGATATAAGCCATACTAATGAGGACGGACTTATCCCTTATAAAGGACTCCCCGCCCCTCATATCTGTGACTATCTGAGCAGGGAAAATTCCAGGCAGCTGTATGAAGAAGGAACAGAATTTCAGATCGGGAAAATTGAAAGGGCCACCAATACCGGAACTTATATACACTGTCCTTTTCATAGATTTGAAAACGGAGAGGATCTCGCTGAAACGGAATTGAAAAAATTTGTGGAATTAGAGGCCGTAGTCATCCGGATTCCCTATTCTGAAACACTGGAAATTACAGATGATCATCTCAAAAACAAAGAAATCAGAAACAAAGCCGTATTGATCAATACAGGATGGGACCGGCATTGGAATACTGAAGCATATGATGAGAATCATCCTTATCTGACAAGAAGTGCAGCAGAATACCTTAGAGACTGCCATGTACAGTTAGTCGGCATTGATTCTTACAATATTGATGATACAACCGGCAGAAGCAGACCTGTACATTCCATTCTTTTAGGAGCCGGAATATTAATTGCAGAACATCTGTGTCATCTGAATCTGCTTCCCGATGGCCAATTTACTTTTACGGCAGTTCCTCCAAAATTCAAAGGGGTCGGTACTTTTCCCGTAAGAGCATTTGCTTCAATACCATCATAG
- a CDS encoding NAD(P)H-dependent oxidoreductase, producing the protein MKKIAIINGHPNKDSFNFGVAEAYKEGTGESDAEVREIIIADLNFNPNLQFGYQKKMELEPDLVKAWEIIRWADHLVWVHPIWWGGFPAVMKGFIDRLFLPGFAYKYRKDSVWWDKLLQGKTAHIITTIDQPGWYYRLFYGRPSVNQLKKSVLEFCGVKPVKVTYLGIIRNSTEKQRAQWLAKVKKLGVNLQ; encoded by the coding sequence ATGAAAAAAATAGCAATTATTAACGGGCATCCCAATAAAGATTCTTTCAACTTCGGAGTGGCTGAAGCTTATAAAGAAGGCACTGGGGAATCGGATGCTGAGGTAAGAGAAATTATTATTGCAGATTTGAATTTTAATCCGAATCTGCAGTTCGGATACCAGAAAAAAATGGAACTTGAGCCGGATTTGGTTAAAGCGTGGGAAATCATCCGATGGGCTGATCATCTGGTTTGGGTACACCCTATCTGGTGGGGAGGATTTCCAGCGGTCATGAAAGGTTTTATAGACCGGCTTTTTCTTCCCGGATTTGCTTATAAATACAGAAAAGATTCCGTGTGGTGGGATAAACTTTTACAAGGAAAAACGGCCCATATTATCACTACGATAGATCAGCCAGGCTGGTATTACCGTCTTTTCTATGGCAGACCCAGCGTGAATCAGCTTAAAAAGTCCGTGCTTGAATTTTGTGGAGTAAAACCGGTGAAGGTGACTTACCTTGGAATAATCCGAAACTCTACGGAAAAACAGCGGGCCCAGTGGCTGGCAAAGGTTAAAAAATTAGGTGTGAATCTTCAATAG
- a CDS encoding RebB family R body protein has translation MPVNEQITDAVTQSNVKVVAESPAMALSNVYQTAAHSTGIMFENAMNAQNQHNIVTQAATTQGIGQIYSKDTIADAISIAKTLKP, from the coding sequence ATGCCAGTAAACGAACAAATCACAGACGCAGTAACACAGTCTAACGTAAAAGTAGTCGCTGAATCTCCTGCAATGGCTTTAAGTAATGTGTATCAAACAGCAGCACATTCTACAGGAATTATGTTTGAAAATGCGATGAATGCCCAAAACCAGCATAACATCGTCACCCAGGCAGCTACGACACAAGGCATTGGCCAAATCTACAGCAAAGATACCATTGCTGATGCAATCTCTATTGCTAAAACCCTTAAACCGTAA
- a CDS encoding LysE family translocator — MIPLHELLLFILAALVLVISPGPNMIYLISKSITQGKKSGFISLAGVVCGFLFHIIMVSFGLTAVLLAVPMAYTVLKTIGTVYLLYLAYQAVKPNSKNIFEVEENTVNDGPKKLFTIGFLTNVLNPKVAVFYLSFFPQFINPKYGSVLSQSLELGVVQVLVSFSVNFLIVLTAAKVAVFFSNNPGWIKIQKWFMAGVLTYLAIKMALSKAK; from the coding sequence ATGATTCCATTGCACGAACTTTTACTCTTTATCCTGGCTGCCCTCGTTCTTGTAATCAGCCCGGGTCCCAATATGATTTATTTGATCTCAAAATCAATAACACAGGGGAAAAAGTCGGGATTTATTTCATTGGCCGGGGTGGTCTGCGGCTTTCTGTTTCACATCATCATGGTATCTTTTGGTCTGACAGCAGTATTATTGGCTGTTCCGATGGCCTATACAGTCCTTAAAACAATAGGAACCGTATATTTACTCTACCTGGCCTATCAGGCCGTTAAACCTAACAGCAAAAACATTTTTGAAGTTGAAGAAAATACTGTCAATGATGGCCCTAAAAAGCTTTTTACCATAGGATTTTTAACGAATGTACTGAATCCAAAAGTAGCAGTCTTTTATTTATCATTTTTTCCTCAATTCATTAATCCTAAGTATGGCTCAGTATTATCCCAAAGCTTAGAGCTTGGAGTTGTACAGGTTTTGGTAAGCTTTAGCGTTAATTTTTTAATCGTACTCACTGCAGCAAAAGTCGCGGTCTTTTTTTCCAATAATCCCGGTTGGATCAAGATTCAAAAATGGTTTATGGCAGGGGTGTTAACCTATCTAGCGATAAAGATGGCTTTATCAAAGGCGAAATAA